The following coding sequences are from one Heptranchias perlo isolate sHepPer1 unplaced genomic scaffold, sHepPer1.hap1 HAP1_SCAFFOLD_49, whole genome shotgun sequence window:
- the LOC137313860 gene encoding erythroblast NAD(P)(+)--arginine ADP-ribosyltransferase-like, which produces MRSLLLTLLIVLWSHYQNNLALSVSEKFEKNVIHLDMAPNSAAYIFTQSPEADEIAINYMEEERKKNQTFNDVWQFADREMKCKIPSELRREHMLAVYAYTVETPRFYSMFNEAVRRYGVNDAIYAERFNFKSFHYLLSTALQKLRVDSGSKSYPTFRGFNMQTDTNVGAEIRFGYYASSSLDEEVALIFINMTEKTNTMLEITTQYGVPIQECSNQPDEKEILIPPYEKFQVRKIVSREYGTKIQLTEDGLKGTNVKVEKDKDGKMVVLRSGDARISALGGLWILAALVSISV; this is translated from the exons ATGCGCTCTTTGCTTCTTACTCTGCTTATTGTCCTATGGTCTCATT ACCAAAACAATCTTGCTCTCAGCGTCAGCGAAAAGTTCGAGAAAAATGTCATCCATCTGGATATGGCACCTAACTCTGCAGCTTACATATTCACCCAGAGTCCGGAAGCGGATGAAATCGCAATAAACTAcatggaggaagagaggaagaaaaatcaAACGTTCAATGACGTTTGGCAGTTTGCAGATAGAGAAATGAAATGCAAGATACCGAGTGAACTGAGAAGAGAGCACATGCTAGCGGTTTATGCCTATACTGTAGAAACCCCGAGGTTCTACAGCATGTTCAATGAAGCCGTTAGGCGGTACGGAGTTAATGACGCAATCTACGCGGAGAGATTCAACTTCAAAAGTTTTCATTATCTTCTATCCACTGCCCTCCAAAAACTTCGAGTCGATTCCGGCAGTAAATCATATCCCACTTTTAGAGGGTTTAATATGCAGACCGACACTAACGTGGGAGCAGAGATCCGATTTGGATACTATGCTTCTTCCTCTCTTGATGAAGAGGTGGCTCTTATCTTCATTAACATGACCGAAAAAACTAACACGATGTTGGAGATAACCACTCAGTACGGTGTCCCAATCCAAGAATGCTCGAATCAACCTGATGAAAAGGAGATTCTGATTCCACCTTACGAGAAATTTCAAGTCAGAAAGATTGTTTCCAGGGAATATGGCACCAAGATTCAACTCACGGAGGACGGGTTGAAGGGAACCAATGTGAaggtggaaaaggacaaggatgggaagatggtagtgttgcgGAGCGGGGACGCTAGAATTTCAGCATTAGGCGGATTGTGGATTCTGGCAGCGCTGGTTTCCATCTCGGTATAA